Proteins encoded in a region of the Sphingomonas sp. OV641 genome:
- a CDS encoding flagellar biosynthesis protein FlhB, with protein MADEFGEKTEAPTPKRLKDARKKGDVLKSREFATALVALAGVAWLVFFGPSLVAACKGVMAESFQFTRSDVEDFQPLRPLAAAGWKLLPAFGTLFAIVMAAGVLSQAALGSLQFNAGLLAPKGNRINPASGLKRIFGMNGWIELGKSLLKVALLGSIGGWLLMSTARTTLGLARANLGAAVDALGGTLTTLMIVMSMGLVAIAFIDVPLQALQRMKKLRMSKQEQKDEHKESEGNPEVKAQIRSRQHAMLSRSTRRAVGEAHVVLTNPTHFAVALRYDRGRDQVPVVVAKGRGATALAIRELAGELAVPILEYPMLARAVYYTSRENQEVRDDLYMAIATVLAFVFGLNERMGGTAPLPSIEVPLGARFDENGAALH; from the coding sequence TTGGCTGACGAGTTCGGCGAAAAGACAGAAGCCCCGACACCCAAGCGTCTCAAGGACGCGCGGAAGAAGGGTGACGTTCTCAAGTCGCGAGAATTCGCCACGGCGCTGGTCGCGCTTGCGGGTGTGGCGTGGCTCGTCTTCTTCGGGCCTTCGCTGGTCGCCGCCTGCAAGGGCGTGATGGCCGAAAGCTTCCAGTTCACGCGTAGCGATGTGGAGGATTTCCAGCCGCTCCGGCCGCTCGCCGCCGCAGGGTGGAAGCTGCTGCCGGCGTTCGGCACGCTGTTCGCGATCGTGATGGCCGCTGGCGTGCTCAGTCAGGCCGCGCTCGGCTCGCTCCAGTTCAATGCCGGCCTGCTTGCGCCCAAGGGCAACCGCATCAATCCCGCATCGGGGCTGAAGCGCATCTTCGGCATGAACGGCTGGATCGAACTGGGCAAATCGCTTCTGAAGGTGGCGCTGCTGGGGTCGATCGGCGGGTGGCTGCTGATGAGCACCGCGCGCACGACGCTGGGCTTGGCGCGCGCCAATCTGGGCGCCGCGGTGGATGCGCTGGGCGGTACGCTGACGACGCTGATGATCGTGATGTCAATGGGCCTGGTTGCGATCGCCTTCATTGACGTTCCGTTGCAGGCCCTTCAGCGCATGAAGAAACTGCGCATGTCCAAGCAGGAACAGAAGGACGAGCACAAGGAGAGCGAGGGCAATCCGGAGGTCAAGGCGCAGATCCGTTCACGCCAACACGCGATGCTCTCCCGCTCCACGCGCCGCGCTGTCGGAGAGGCGCATGTGGTGCTCACCAATCCGACGCACTTCGCGGTTGCGCTGCGCTATGATCGCGGGCGGGATCAGGTACCGGTGGTGGTGGCCAAGGGGCGCGGCGCGACCGCGCTCGCGATCCGCGAACTTGCGGGCGAGCTTGCCGTTCCGATTCTTGAATACCCCATGCTGGCCCGCGCGGTTTACTATACCAGCCGCGAGAACCAGGAAGTCCGTGACGATCTCTACATGGCGATCGCCACGGTGCTCGCATTCGTCTTCGGCCTGAACGAACGCATGGGCGGCACCGCGCCGCTGCCGTCGATCGAGGTACCGCTCGGCGCGCGCTTCGACGAGAATGGCGCCGCCCTCCATTAA